The proteins below are encoded in one region of Chryseobacterium wanjuense:
- a CDS encoding ferric siderophore ABC transporter substrate-binding protein: protein MRSQIINKDEQNKDRLKSALLSILIWSAILLFVFLYKLKPELEQQPEVVTTMLVNFGDNRNGNGAEEPAEQPGSLAAATEEVTPEPVETPVPETKTAIKPEPQPETKKSEAKEKIITGNNAKVSVPKKEESKKSDKATATSTSASKNTKKSGATTANSKTGNGDGKGTAAIGNLIKGRGTKAGSQGDGTGIGNAGDPLGGDGNGDSKVGIDRKLVGFIPGTMGRGGAQPANSCTASGTITVAYTVDKAGNVVSARRSGGTSDPCITSNAVSWVKKYVKAEKANTSSTGTYKITF from the coding sequence ATGAGAAGCCAGATAATTAATAAAGACGAACAAAATAAAGACAGGTTGAAAAGCGCATTGCTTTCCATCCTGATCTGGTCTGCGATCCTGCTGTTTGTTTTTTTATATAAATTAAAACCTGAACTCGAGCAACAGCCGGAAGTTGTCACCACAATGCTGGTTAATTTCGGGGACAACAGAAACGGAAATGGAGCAGAGGAGCCCGCCGAGCAACCCGGAAGCCTGGCAGCAGCAACGGAAGAAGTGACTCCTGAACCTGTGGAAACACCCGTTCCTGAAACAAAAACAGCGATAAAGCCTGAGCCACAGCCTGAAACCAAAAAGTCTGAAGCAAAGGAGAAAATCATCACAGGAAATAATGCGAAAGTTTCTGTTCCGAAAAAAGAAGAGTCCAAAAAATCGGATAAAGCAACAGCTACCAGTACTTCTGCCAGTAAAAATACCAAGAAATCCGGCGCAACAACAGCCAATTCGAAAACCGGAAATGGGGATGGAAAAGGAACTGCAGCGATTGGAAATTTAATCAAAGGAAGAGGGACAAAAGCAGGAAGCCAAGGCGACGGAACAGGAATCGGAAATGCAGGAGATCCTTTAGGTGGAGACGGAAACGGTGACAGTAAAGTCGGGATCGACCGAAAATTGGTAGGATTCATCCCGGGAACAATGGGAAGAGGTGGAGCACAACCCGCAAATAGCTGTACAGCGAGCGGAACCATTACCGTTGCCTACACTGTTGACAAAGCAGGAAATGTAGTTTCTGCAAGAAGATCGGGGGGAACCTCTGATCCTTGTATTACTTCCAATGCGGTTTCCTGGGTTAAGAAATATGTAAAAGCGGAAAAAGCGAATACATCTTCCACCGGAACATATAAAATCACATTCTAA
- a CDS encoding ExbD/TolR family protein, with protein sequence MKIQRRNKANPEFSLAAMTDVILLMLIFFMITSSAANQSAIDVKLPKAGAVDDNIPNPLTVSIKPDGSYFVDDVPVTKDQLEATIVNKLTNQTNKSFTIRADENTMHKDVVFAMEIAEKNKFNIAIATVKDK encoded by the coding sequence ATGAAAATTCAGAGAAGAAATAAAGCGAACCCGGAGTTCAGTTTGGCAGCGATGACCGATGTTATCTTGCTGATGCTGATATTCTTTATGATCACGTCTTCTGCGGCCAATCAAAGCGCCATTGATGTGAAATTGCCGAAAGCCGGAGCTGTTGACGACAATATTCCAAATCCTCTTACGGTAAGCATCAAACCGGATGGTTCTTATTTTGTAGATGATGTTCCGGTAACAAAAGATCAGCTTGAAGCCACGATTGTGAATAAATTAACAAACCAGACCAACAAATCTTTTACGATAAGAGCCGACGAAAATACGATGCATAAAGATGTTGTTTTTGCAATGGAAATTGCAGAGAAGAATAAATTTAATATTGCCATTGCAACGGTTAAAGATAAATAA
- a CDS encoding MotA/TolQ/ExbB proton channel family protein, which translates to MLLTELTQILFAQVAAPAVAVDDLEFSFWKIMFHGGAFAKIVMVTVLLLGVFSVYLFFERFFFIKRITSKTDSNFMDNIEDFIKEGKIESAADYCKRQNSPEGRILEKGISRLGRPVSDIVSAMESQAQVEVANMEKNLNLLAVVPSIAPMLGLLGTVIGMIIAFFNLSHASGSFSPKTLSEGIYTALGQTAVGLAVAIPANFFYNILLTRIDKFVLRAQNMSGEFLDLINKPL; encoded by the coding sequence ATGCTGTTAACGGAACTTACTCAGATTTTATTTGCACAGGTTGCTGCACCTGCAGTAGCTGTGGACGATTTAGAATTTTCATTTTGGAAGATCATGTTTCACGGGGGAGCTTTCGCTAAAATAGTGATGGTAACCGTTTTGTTACTTGGTGTGTTTTCCGTCTATCTGTTTTTCGAAAGATTTTTCTTTATTAAAAGGATAACTTCAAAGACGGACTCCAATTTTATGGATAATATTGAAGATTTTATCAAAGAAGGTAAAATAGAATCTGCGGCAGATTACTGCAAGAGACAGAATTCACCGGAAGGAAGAATTTTAGAAAAAGGAATTTCAAGACTGGGACGCCCTGTTTCCGATATCGTAAGCGCGATGGAATCTCAGGCGCAGGTAGAAGTTGCCAACATGGAAAAAAACTTAAACCTTTTGGCGGTTGTTCCGAGTATTGCACCGATGTTGGGGCTTTTGGGAACGGTAATCGGGATGATTATTGCTTTCTTTAATCTTTCTCATGCATCCGGTTCTTTTTCTCCAAAAACGTTGTCTGAAGGTATTTATACGGCGTTGGGACAAACGGCGGTGGGTCTTGCTGTGGCAATTCCGGCCAACTTTTTCTACAATATTCTTTTAACGAGAATTGATAAATTTGTATTGAGAGCTCAGAATATGTCCGGCGAATTTTTAGATTTAATCAACAAACCTTTATAA
- a CDS encoding DinB family protein → MISQNLKSLFTRDLNKLKTEIEAYQDEANIWKTDKSVSNSAGNLCLHLVGNLSHFVGAILGNSGYVRTRELEFSLKDVPRAELIKKIEETLHIVTSTLDNLSTEELEKEYPLEPFGYAMTTEYFLMHLFGHLSYHLGQINYHRRLLDVE, encoded by the coding sequence ATGATATCACAAAACCTAAAATCCCTTTTTACAAGAGATTTAAATAAATTAAAAACAGAAATTGAGGCTTATCAAGATGAAGCAAATATTTGGAAAACAGATAAAAGTGTTTCCAATTCTGCAGGAAATTTATGCCTTCACCTGGTAGGAAATCTAAGCCATTTCGTTGGTGCGATTCTCGGAAATTCTGGATATGTGAGAACCCGCGAGCTTGAATTTTCTTTAAAAGATGTTCCAAGAGCGGAATTGATTAAAAAAATTGAAGAAACCTTACATATTGTAACCTCAACGTTGGACAATCTGTCTACAGAAGAACTTGAAAAAGAATATCCGCTTGAACCTTTCGGATATGCAATGACCACCGAATATTTTTTAATGCATTTGTTTGGGCATCTGAGCTATCATTTGGGGCAGATCAATTATCATAGAAGATTGCTGGATGTAGAATAG
- a CDS encoding endonuclease III domain-containing protein — MTKKQRAELVQTELEKLYPQVPIPLDHTDPYTLMVAVALSAQTTDKKVNQVTPELFAVAGTPQRMAKLEVFEIKELIKEIGLANTKAKNLKRMAELLLERHNGVVPQTYEELEALPGVGHKTASVVMSQAFGFPAFPVDTHIHRLMTQWKLTSGKNVVETEKDAKSIWPESVWNKLHLQIIFYGREYSPARGKGEKDFITKMMFDKD; from the coding sequence ATGACAAAAAAGCAAAGAGCCGAGCTTGTACAGACAGAATTAGAAAAATTATATCCTCAGGTTCCCATTCCGTTGGATCACACCGATCCTTATACTTTGATGGTTGCTGTGGCACTTTCTGCACAAACGACTGATAAAAAGGTAAATCAGGTGACGCCGGAACTTTTCGCTGTTGCTGGGACACCACAGAGAATGGCAAAACTGGAAGTATTTGAAATAAAAGAGCTCATCAAAGAAATCGGGCTAGCCAATACCAAAGCTAAAAACCTGAAAAGAATGGCCGAACTTCTCTTGGAAAGACACAATGGAGTAGTGCCGCAAACTTACGAGGAATTGGAAGCTCTTCCCGGAGTTGGTCATAAAACAGCTTCGGTAGTAATGAGTCAGGCATTCGGATTTCCTGCTTTTCCCGTTGATACACACATTCATCGATTGATGACGCAATGGAAGCTCACCTCCGGAAAAAATGTTGTAGAAACAGAGAAAGATGCAAAAAGCATCTGGCCCGAAAGTGTTTGGAATAAACTTCACCTCCAGATCATTTTCTACGGAAGAGAATATTCTCCCGCGAGAGGAAAGGGGGAAAAGGATTTTATTACGAAAATGATGTTTGATAAAGATTAA
- the bcp gene encoding thioredoxin-dependent thiol peroxidase codes for MLKVGDKLPQFEGTNQDGKTVKSEKLIGKKLIIFFYPQANTPTCTVEACNLSDNYSKLKKNGFQLLGISGDSVKKQKNFHSKFAFPYDLIADENREIIEKFGVWQEKTTFGKTYMGIVRTTFIFDEQGVCTRVIEKVTSKTAAEQILEG; via the coding sequence ATGTTGAAAGTTGGAGATAAATTACCACAATTTGAAGGAACAAATCAAGACGGAAAAACGGTAAAATCTGAAAAATTAATTGGAAAAAAATTAATTATTTTCTTTTATCCTCAGGCAAATACGCCGACCTGTACTGTGGAAGCCTGTAATCTGAGTGATAATTATTCAAAGCTTAAAAAAAACGGATTTCAATTGTTGGGAATAAGCGGAGATTCTGTAAAAAAACAGAAAAATTTTCATAGTAAATTTGCTTTTCCTTATGATTTAATTGCTGATGAAAATCGTGAAATCATCGAAAAGTTCGGCGTTTGGCAGGAGAAAACAACCTTCGGAAAGACGTATATGGGAATCGTAAGAACGACTTTTATCTTCGATGAACAGGGGGTTTGTACAAGGGTAATTGAAAAAGTGACTTCTAAAACGGCGGCGGAGCAGATTTTGGAAGGATAG
- a CDS encoding GNAT family N-acetyltransferase, whose protein sequence is MSLKNQPNQQNADKIYETERLIIRPMSLEDGDFILDLYNRPKFIQYIGDRHIKTVSDAENYITNRFLPQFERLGYGNYLILTKEGNHKIGGVGIFEREGLDVVDIGFSLLDEYEGKGYAYEAALKVKSIGMDDFGLKKLSAITTKDNFSSQKLIEKLGLKFQKYITIPDDNEELMYYETE, encoded by the coding sequence ATGAGCCTAAAAAACCAGCCAAATCAACAAAACGCAGATAAAATCTACGAAACAGAGCGATTAATCATTCGTCCCATGTCTTTGGAGGATGGAGATTTTATATTGGATCTTTACAACAGACCAAAATTTATTCAATATATCGGAGACCGTCATATCAAAACAGTTTCCGACGCAGAAAATTATATCACAAACCGTTTTCTTCCGCAGTTTGAAAGGTTGGGCTACGGAAATTATTTAATTCTTACAAAAGAAGGAAATCATAAAATCGGAGGAGTAGGGATCTTTGAAAGGGAGGGTCTGGATGTTGTAGATATTGGTTTTTCTCTTCTAGACGAATATGAAGGAAAAGGTTACGCTTATGAAGCGGCTTTGAAGGTAAAATCCATCGGGATGGATGATTTTGGCTTAAAAAAGCTTTCTGCGATTACCACAAAAGATAACTTTTCTTCCCAAAAACTTATCGAAAAATTAGGACTAAAATTCCAGAAATATATCACCATTCCGGATGATAATGAGGAATTGATGTATTACGAAACAGAATAA
- a CDS encoding mannose-1-phosphate guanylyltransferase translates to MSKSDRYCVIMAGGIGSRFWPMSTQKFPKQFQDILGVGRTMIQQTYDRISKIIPKENIFIITNKEYVELSHQQLPEVPQENIVGEPLLKNTAPCNLYMANKIAEINPNATMIVLPADHLILKEQTFLDKVELAFDLAAKHEYLVTLGITPTRPDTGYGYIQFVDKKDSDYYKVKTFTEKPILEIAKSFLESGDFLWNAGIFIWSVKSIHHAFETYLPEMTQHFMACEYNADSEKSCIELIYPKVQKISIDNGILEKAKNVYVIPADLGWSDLGTWTSVYENTEKDENRNAVKLKHILTYNSKGNVIRLKNSNKAVIIDGLKDYIIVDTDKALLICPRDHDQLIKEYVLDLKNLKKGDKFM, encoded by the coding sequence ATGTCAAAATCAGATAGATATTGCGTGATCATGGCAGGAGGAATCGGCAGTAGATTCTGGCCTATGAGTACACAGAAATTTCCGAAACAGTTTCAGGATATTTTAGGAGTTGGGCGTACAATGATTCAGCAGACGTATGACAGAATCAGCAAAATAATTCCTAAAGAAAACATATTTATAATTACCAACAAAGAATATGTTGAGCTCTCTCATCAGCAGTTACCGGAAGTACCGCAAGAGAATATTGTGGGCGAACCGTTATTAAAAAATACCGCGCCGTGCAATCTTTATATGGCCAATAAAATTGCTGAAATAAACCCGAATGCAACCATGATTGTTTTACCTGCCGATCATTTGATCTTAAAGGAACAAACATTTCTGGACAAAGTAGAACTTGCTTTTGACTTAGCTGCAAAACATGAATACCTTGTAACTCTGGGGATTACACCGACCAGGCCGGATACGGGCTATGGCTACATCCAGTTTGTAGATAAAAAAGACTCCGATTATTACAAAGTAAAAACTTTTACGGAAAAACCTATTCTGGAAATTGCAAAAAGCTTTCTGGAAAGTGGGGATTTTCTTTGGAACGCAGGGATTTTTATCTGGAGCGTAAAAAGCATTCATCACGCATTTGAAACGTATCTTCCGGAGATGACACAGCATTTTATGGCTTGTGAATACAATGCGGACAGTGAAAAAAGCTGTATTGAATTAATTTATCCTAAAGTCCAGAAAATCTCGATAGATAACGGAATTTTAGAAAAGGCTAAAAATGTATACGTAATTCCTGCAGACTTAGGATGGAGCGATCTCGGAACTTGGACTTCAGTGTATGAGAATACCGAAAAAGACGAAAACAGAAATGCCGTAAAGCTGAAACATATTCTTACCTACAATTCAAAAGGAAACGTTATCCGATTGAAAAACAGTAATAAAGCTGTAATCATTGACGGACTGAAAGATTATATCATCGTAGACACCGATAAGGCACTGCTTATCTGCCCGAGAGATCACGATCAGCTGATAAAAGAGTACGTTCTCGACCTAAAAAATTTAAAGAAGGGAGACAAATTCATGTAA
- a CDS encoding SprT-like domain-containing protein: MSIQSLEKYLPQNTLQYLKIWFSDYYIHIKITRNRNSKLGDYRKLPDHSHEITINSTLVPQLFFFVLTHELAHLIAFEKYGRRISPHGNEWKETFRQMLLQSLDVYEEELRPIIIKFSKSPKANFMASPDLVKYFHIERQDDTLQFIEKLQKGDFFIYRNEKYLLEGLIKKNYLCKNLATGRKYSFKPLARVEKCT; the protein is encoded by the coding sequence ATGTCGATCCAATCATTAGAAAAATATTTACCACAAAATACGCTTCAATATTTAAAAATCTGGTTTTCAGATTATTATATTCATATAAAAATTACACGAAACAGGAATTCTAAGTTGGGAGATTATCGTAAGCTTCCGGATCATTCTCATGAAATTACGATAAATTCTACCCTGGTTCCGCAGCTTTTTTTCTTTGTGCTTACTCATGAGCTGGCACACCTTATTGCTTTTGAAAAATACGGAAGAAGAATCTCTCCACACGGAAACGAATGGAAGGAAACCTTCAGGCAAATGCTGCTGCAAAGCCTTGATGTATATGAAGAAGAACTAAGACCGATCATCATAAAATTTTCAAAATCACCGAAGGCTAATTTTATGGCAAGCCCGGATTTGGTGAAATATTTTCATATTGAAAGACAAGATGATACCCTTCAGTTTATCGAAAAGCTGCAAAAAGGAGATTTCTTTATTTACCGAAATGAAAAGTATTTATTAGAAGGTCTGATTAAAAAAAACTATCTTTGTAAGAACCTGGCTACGGGAAGGAAGTATTCTTTCAAGCCTTTGGCAAGGGTAGAAAAATGCACTTAA
- a CDS encoding TolC family protein translates to MKKVLTVILGLSCLAVNAQKKWSLRECVDYATKHNLQVIQNEYSKQTQDLNLKIAKRNYLPSVSASVGNSVSFGQASLGTGSIRNDRFSNNSNIGADILVYNNGRLEKTVRKTEFDVEASQYDIETIKNDISLQIAQQYLTTLLNKEIVKISQAAVENAQKQYNRSKITTEVGTTAQTVLAEAEAGLAREKQNLKTAEINVGRSLFALAQLLQLQEYKDFDVEDVDVPDQLAPQLKDVDEVLTTAYETQPQVKAAESRIRSAEAQTEVSKTAFWPTVTASAGIGSFYNNILTRYDQYGNPIIDPTFFSQYNDNFGQNVGISVNIPIFNKGITKLQVEQSKLNESIAKITLLQQKQAVRENVQKAQFDVDANYEIYLSAVQAEKSTKLALEFADKSYAAGRSTIYDVNVARNNYANAQGSVAQAKYNYLFSLKLLNFYAGIPLSL, encoded by the coding sequence ATGAAAAAAGTTTTGACTGTTATTTTGGGATTATCTTGCCTGGCTGTCAATGCCCAGAAAAAGTGGTCTTTGAGAGAATGTGTAGATTATGCAACAAAACATAATCTTCAGGTGATCCAAAATGAATATTCAAAACAAACGCAGGATCTTAATCTGAAAATTGCAAAGCGAAATTATCTTCCGTCTGTTTCCGCAAGTGTAGGAAATAGTGTGAGTTTCGGGCAGGCTTCATTGGGTACGGGAAGTATCAGAAATGACAGATTCAGCAATAATTCAAATATAGGCGCGGATATCTTGGTTTACAACAACGGGAGACTGGAAAAAACCGTTAGAAAAACTGAATTTGATGTAGAAGCAAGCCAATATGATATTGAAACTATTAAAAATGATATTTCGCTTCAGATCGCTCAGCAATATTTAACAACATTATTAAATAAAGAAATTGTAAAAATTTCTCAGGCAGCGGTTGAAAACGCTCAAAAACAGTACAACCGCTCAAAAATAACGACAGAAGTAGGAACGACGGCTCAGACTGTTTTAGCAGAAGCAGAAGCGGGATTGGCAAGAGAAAAGCAAAACTTAAAAACGGCGGAAATCAACGTGGGAAGAAGCCTGTTTGCTTTGGCTCAGCTTTTACAGCTTCAAGAGTATAAAGATTTTGATGTGGAAGATGTTGATGTTCCGGATCAGTTGGCTCCTCAGTTGAAAGATGTGGATGAGGTTTTAACAACAGCTTATGAAACACAGCCTCAGGTAAAAGCGGCAGAAAGCAGAATCCGATCTGCGGAAGCTCAGACTGAAGTTTCGAAAACAGCTTTTTGGCCTACGGTGACGGCAAGTGCAGGAATCGGAAGTTTTTACAATAATATTTTAACGCGATATGATCAATATGGTAATCCTATTATTGATCCTACGTTTTTCAGTCAGTACAATGATAACTTTGGACAAAATGTAGGCATTTCTGTCAATATTCCTATTTTTAACAAAGGAATTACAAAACTTCAGGTAGAGCAATCGAAACTGAATGAAAGTATTGCGAAAATCACTTTGCTGCAACAGAAACAGGCGGTGAGAGAGAATGTTCAGAAGGCTCAGTTTGATGTTGATGCGAATTATGAAATTTATTTATCTGCGGTACAGGCCGAGAAAAGTACCAAGCTTGCTCTGGAGTTTGCAGATAAAAGTTATGCAGCGGGAAGATCTACCATCTATGATGTAAACGTTGCGAGGAACAACTACGCCAATGCGCAAGGTTCTGTTGCTCAGGCGAAATATAATTATCTTTTCAGTCTTAAATTGTTGAATTTCTATGCGGGAATTCCACTAAGTTTGTAA